DNA sequence from the Blastocatellia bacterium genome:
GGAAAACCTGTTACCATCCAACGTGTGGCTGTAGAACCTGGGACCAGCGCCGCTCATGATCGTTGGGAGAAGTTCCGCAATACGGCTCTATGGCACTATAAACAAACGCGCGACTTCCCAGCGCATCCCGAAGGATCGAGTCGCCTGAGCCCACATCTGCGTTTTGGCACTATTTCGATTCGGCGCATCTATGCGGACACAATTGCCATGCTCCACGATCCCGGCTGCGAGGCGACAGCGCGGGCTTCTGCGGAAAAGTTCATCGCCGAACTCGCGTGGCGGGAATTCTTTCAACACGTACTCTGGCATTTTCCACATGTCGTCGAGCACAGCTTCCGGGCGGAGCTGGAGGATTTTCCCTGGGAGAACCGGGAAGACTATTTTCGCGCTTGGTGCGAAGGATGCACGGGATACCCGTTCGTAGATGCGGCCATGCGCGAGCTCAATGCAACGGGTTATCTTCCCAATCGAGCGCGCATGGTCGCCGCATCATTTCTGGTCAAGGACCTGCACATTGATTGGCGCTGGGGCGAGCGGTATTTTCGCAGCAAGTTGCTCGACGGCGAGCTGGCCGCCAACAACGGGAATTGGCAGTGGATAGCATCTACAGGAGTTGACGCTATGCCGCTTCGGATATTCAATCCCCTCTTGCAGTCTCGACGCTACGATCCTGATGGGGCCTATATTCGCCGATGGGTGCCGGAGTTGCGGCATCTTCCGATTGATCACCTACATGAGCCTTGGTCAATGACCCACGCCGAACAGAAGTATTATGGCGTGCGAATCGGGGTGGATTACCCTCACCCCATCGTGGAGCATATGGAGCGAAAACGCCGGTTTGAAGGAGCGTATAAAGAAGCCGTGCGAAGGCGAAATCGCTCGAGCCCCAGATGAAGCGCTTGCGGAAGTTGGGATGGGGACCGGGACAGATTTTCCCAAACCATCACGAGTAATTGAACAACGCCGTAAGTCGGCGCTCGCGATAATCGAAGATGTGACGGAGC
Encoded proteins:
- a CDS encoding DNA photolyase family protein, with translation MKGQCPRPIIVWFRRDLRTDDHAALWHAALEHVPIVCLFIVDQRLIAELPSDGAIFNFQAACLDDLDAQLRCLGNHLIILYGHPEEVFEQLFQQLQPIALYYNRDYEPYARERDARVEALARRYDIEVHSFKDHVLVEPWDIATSNGAPFTVFGHFYRAWTQQPKVLPYGAPEHLPMMPGLTSDPLPTAERLGKPVTIQRVAVEPGTSAAHDRWEKFRNTALWHYKQTRDFPAHPEGSSRLSPHLRFGTISIRRIYADTIAMLHDPGCEATARASAEKFIAELAWREFFQHVLWHFPHVVEHSFRAELEDFPWENREDYFRAWCEGCTGYPFVDAAMRELNATGYLPNRARMVAASFLVKDLHIDWRWGERYFRSKLLDGELAANNGNWQWIASTGVDAMPLRIFNPLLQSRRYDPDGAYIRRWVPELRHLPIDHLHEPWSMTHAEQKYYGVRIGVDYPHPIVEHMERKRRFEGAYKEAVRRRNRSSPR